The following proteins are co-located in the Ancylothrix sp. D3o genome:
- a CDS encoding response regulator transcription factor — protein sequence MTDVKIRLLLVDDQRIIRQGLRSLLEAKPDLEVVGEAENGQQAVAMVEALHPDVVLMDVRMPVMDGVAATRIICQNFSDSKVLVLTTFDDDEYVSKAMRLGARGYLLKDTHSDDLAAAIRAVHKGYTQMGPGLLEKAITPAVSVQTMPTHLPPELAGLTAREREVLCLIATGANNREIAQALYLSERTVKNHITSILSQLNLRDRTQAAVFANAFLPLLRQEN from the coding sequence ATGACTGATGTTAAAATTCGTTTATTGTTGGTGGATGATCAAAGAATTATTCGTCAAGGCTTGCGGAGTCTTTTAGAGGCAAAACCTGATTTAGAAGTAGTGGGGGAAGCAGAAAATGGTCAGCAGGCGGTGGCGATGGTGGAAGCGTTGCATCCTGATGTAGTTTTGATGGATGTGCGAATGCCGGTGATGGATGGGGTGGCTGCAACTCGGATAATTTGTCAGAATTTTAGTGATTCAAAAGTGTTAGTTTTGACAACGTTTGATGATGATGAATATGTATCTAAGGCGATGCGTTTAGGGGCGAGAGGTTATTTGTTAAAAGATACCCATTCCGATGATTTGGCGGCGGCGATTCGAGCAGTTCATAAAGGTTATACTCAAATGGGGCCGGGTTTGTTAGAAAAAGCGATAACACCTGCGGTTTCTGTGCAAACTATGCCTACACATTTACCTCCAGAATTAGCAGGGTTAACGGCTAGAGAACGAGAAGTTTTATGTTTAATTGCTACTGGAGCTAATAATCGAGAAATTGCACAAGCCCTTTATCTTTCGGAACGAACGGTCAAAAATCATATTACCAGTATTTTGAGCCAGTTAAATTTGCGTGATCGCACTCAAGCTGCCGTTTTTGCTAATGCTTTTCTGCCTTTATTACGCCAAGAAAATTAA
- a CDS encoding PAS domain S-box protein produces the protein MTELSLNNSDITTLFNLSAEIFCIINPQGNFEKLNPVWQNLLGWTPEELESQAWISFIYPDDVAGTLNNLQHSKPDTPCEFENRFQHKDGLYLWLRWRAIRDQTGTIFATATDITPIKRLNRQFSSQRTINTLFSSSSFGVAVVDKQLRFLQINQTLADIHGIKPAQHLGKTYRQTLPHLAPTIEPLLHKVLRARTKNAVTQIVTTTDKPENKRYWQLSVFPIDEPPQPINSLGILVSEITDIKLREKLIDRRLALFEAVSQISTLVGSGNFSPNHILQILGENIGASRGYIFECSAGGTKINNKYEWCSPLTPPLISEEQNLATIDFSWWVNQLAAGESINIADISTLPEVAGTAAQILRSQNIRSRLWVPIKSAIGTLTGLIGFDVIHTPENLLNDTSNTWLESQEILAIQTVSEILSRANHCQEITTQLSRISRILKAKTACKEVAQNATNSTELLQQTCRILVEVGEYSNARLSEPATDPGNNKVKFFSAYNVLPSLPLAVGDTPLSTASLLASDYAPISQITTSNINQSSVSLPLVAGEFNFGNLNIHANDPNAFQEEEINALNQLASEIAQAAARTTLQPTFPAPNYAKFFDSGPVLSQPHAIFSTSLDGTYLDFISAENFEPLIPANELIGKKVSEVFPAPLGEKIIEIIQQVSRTGIDQTFEYQLLINNQLRSFVVRSFRSYRNEVLSFVQELRLRADNNPQLQSSTRLILSNQAEGQNLAISHLIEIVIITDTLGDLIYIFPENKAFVGYSITELYEFKNIQRLWGEILGDAALLTAGEIKNREVSVKDKGGETRQIIVNINRKNRGDCLWIYTCRDVSKVDLVNKSLLSSLAAKPIKKSQPLLEESTQSFEKIFDEGSQGIAFLRKDGMFLKVNSKFSQLLGYTEAELTKLTNAQITHPEDLETELTLSRLVFAGELPSYTMQKRYRKKNQELVWALVKFCIIRDAEEKPLYALGMIEDITQRKILETELCQLKQEFERRLKERLEHLEKANKEQESFCYTVAENLQAPLRSINGLGAALLEDYLLSLDLTGQHYLQRIRNATEKMGKLIEDLLWLSRIKCHSVERVPVNLSYLATEIAVHLKETFPTRDCNFDIAENLVTYGDFQLLHLLLENLLNNAIKFSAGLAVANIEFGEKLLDGERVYFVCDNGAGFDMAYAEKLFTFFGRLHPETEFEGTGMGLAIARHIVESHSGRIWVDAAPNKGATFYFTLSR, from the coding sequence ATGACAGAACTATCTTTGAACAACTCTGACATCACAACCTTATTTAACCTGTCAGCAGAGATATTCTGCATAATCAACCCACAGGGAAACTTTGAAAAACTCAACCCAGTCTGGCAAAACCTTTTGGGATGGACACCCGAAGAACTTGAAAGCCAAGCTTGGATCTCCTTTATTTACCCAGACGACGTAGCCGGCACCCTCAACAACCTCCAACACAGCAAACCTGATACGCCCTGCGAGTTTGAAAACCGCTTTCAGCATAAAGATGGCCTGTATTTGTGGCTGCGTTGGAGAGCCATTCGCGATCAAACCGGCACAATTTTTGCCACCGCCACCGACATCACCCCCATCAAACGCCTGAACCGGCAATTTTCCAGCCAACGAACCATCAACACCCTCTTTAGCTCCTCCAGCTTTGGCGTCGCCGTTGTAGACAAACAATTACGCTTCTTACAAATCAACCAAACCCTAGCAGACATTCACGGCATCAAACCGGCTCAACACCTGGGCAAAACCTACCGCCAAACCTTACCCCACCTCGCCCCAACCATTGAACCCCTCCTCCACAAAGTGCTTCGCGCGCGGACAAAAAACGCTGTAACCCAAATTGTCACCACTACCGACAAGCCAGAAAACAAACGCTACTGGCAACTATCCGTTTTTCCCATCGACGAACCCCCCCAACCCATTAACAGCCTCGGTATTCTTGTTAGCGAAATTACCGATATCAAACTTCGTGAAAAACTGATCGACCGCCGGCTGGCATTATTTGAAGCAGTATCCCAAATTTCAACACTTGTGGGGAGCGGTAATTTTTCGCCTAATCATATCTTGCAAATTTTAGGAGAAAATATCGGTGCTAGTCGTGGCTATATCTTTGAATGCAGCGCCGGCGGCACAAAAATAAACAACAAATACGAATGGTGCTCGCCTCTCACTCCACCCCTAATTTCTGAAGAGCAAAATCTGGCAACTATCGATTTTTCTTGGTGGGTAAATCAACTTGCCGCCGGTGAATCGATCAATATTGCAGACATTTCTACCCTACCAGAAGTAGCCGGTACTGCTGCACAAATTCTCCGGTCACAAAATATTCGATCCCGTCTTTGGGTTCCCATCAAAAGCGCCATCGGCACCCTCACCGGCTTGATCGGTTTTGATGTCATTCATACCCCAGAAAATTTATTAAACGATACTTCTAATACATGGCTAGAAAGCCAAGAAATCCTCGCTATCCAAACCGTCAGCGAAATTTTGTCTCGCGCCAACCACTGCCAAGAAATCACAACCCAACTAAGCCGAATTTCCCGCATCCTTAAAGCCAAAACTGCCTGCAAAGAAGTTGCTCAAAATGCAACCAATTCCACAGAACTACTGCAACAAACTTGCCGTATTTTGGTAGAAGTGGGCGAATATAGCAATGCTCGTTTATCAGAACCGGCTACTGATCCAGGCAACAACAAAGTAAAATTCTTCTCTGCCTATAATGTTTTGCCGTCATTGCCTCTCGCCGTTGGCGACACGCCGCTATCAACTGCTTCGCTTTTGGCTTCCGACTATGCGCCTATCAGCCAAATAACCACCTCAAACATCAATCAATCCTCGGTTTCTCTTCCTTTGGTGGCCGGTGAATTTAATTTTGGAAATCTCAACATTCATGCCAACGATCCTAACGCCTTTCAAGAAGAAGAAATCAACGCTTTAAACCAACTGGCCTCCGAAATTGCTCAAGCAGCCGCTCGGACTACTTTACAGCCCACTTTTCCAGCGCCAAATTATGCAAAATTTTTCGATTCGGGGCCGGTTTTATCCCAACCTCATGCTATTTTTAGTACCAGTTTAGATGGCACTTATTTAGACTTTATTTCCGCCGAAAACTTTGAACCTTTGATTCCTGCTAATGAGTTGATAGGCAAAAAAGTTTCGGAAGTTTTCCCGGCACCCCTTGGCGAAAAAATTATCGAAATTATCCAGCAAGTTTCCCGCACCGGCATTGACCAAACTTTTGAGTATCAACTATTAATCAATAACCAGTTACGCTCGTTTGTGGTTCGCAGTTTCCGCTCTTACCGCAATGAGGTTTTATCCTTTGTCCAAGAACTCCGCCTTCGTGCTGACAATAACCCTCAATTACAATCCTCTACACGCTTAATTTTATCCAATCAGGCAGAAGGCCAAAATCTGGCTATTTCTCACTTGATTGAAATTGTTATTATTACCGACACTTTGGGGGATTTGATTTATATTTTCCCTGAAAATAAAGCTTTTGTGGGCTATTCTATAACCGAGCTTTATGAATTTAAAAATATTCAGCGGCTCTGGGGCGAAATTTTGGGGGATGCTGCTTTGTTGACGGCGGGAGAAATCAAAAATAGGGAAGTTTCCGTCAAAGATAAAGGGGGGGAAACTCGCCAAATCATAGTAAATATCAATCGGAAAAATAGAGGAGATTGCCTTTGGATTTACACTTGTAGAGATGTAAGTAAAGTAGATTTAGTTAATAAAAGTTTGTTATCTTCTTTGGCAGCAAAACCTATTAAAAAAAGTCAGCCTTTATTAGAAGAAAGTACCCAAAGCTTTGAGAAAATTTTTGATGAGGGTAGCCAAGGAATTGCTTTTCTTAGAAAAGATGGTATGTTTTTGAAAGTCAATTCAAAGTTTAGTCAATTGCTGGGATATACAGAAGCCGAGTTAACAAAACTGACTAATGCTCAAATAACTCATCCAGAAGATTTGGAAACCGAGTTAACGTTATCACGATTAGTTTTTGCCGGTGAGTTGCCGTCTTACACAATGCAAAAACGCTATCGGAAAAAAAATCAAGAACTGGTGTGGGCACTTGTCAAATTCTGTATAATTCGAGATGCTGAGGAAAAACCCCTTTATGCTTTAGGCATGATTGAAGATATTACGCAACGCAAAATTTTAGAAACAGAATTATGCCAACTTAAGCAGGAGTTTGAGAGACGCTTAAAAGAACGTTTGGAACATTTAGAAAAGGCAAATAAAGAACAGGAAAGTTTTTGTTATACGGTGGCTGAAAACTTGCAAGCGCCGTTGCGAAGTATTAATGGCTTGGGTGCGGCGCTATTGGAAGATTATTTACTATCGCTTGACTTGACCGGCCAACATTACCTCCAGCGCATCCGCAATGCAACAGAGAAAATGGGAAAACTGATAGAGGATTTATTGTGGTTGTCGAGGATAAAATGCCATAGTGTGGAACGAGTTCCGGTCAATCTTAGCTATTTGGCAACGGAGATCGCTGTACATTTAAAAGAAACTTTTCCGACTCGTGATTGTAATTTCGATATTGCCGAAAACCTTGTCACTTATGGAGATTTTCAACTGTTACACCTGCTGCTGGAAAATTTATTGAATAATGCTATTAAATTTAGTGCCGGTTTAGCAGTAGCTAACATTGAATTTGGAGAAAAACTGCTGGATGGAGAACGAGTTTATTTTGTGTGCGATAATGGTGCAGGGTTTGATATGGCTTATGCCGAAAAACTGTTTACTTTTTTTGGCCGGCTGCACCCCGAAACTGAATTTGAAGGCACCGGCATGGGTTTAGCAATTGCTAGGCACATTGTTGAGAGTCATTCAGGACGAATCTGGGTTGACGCTGCTCCAAATAAAGGTGCAACATTTTATTTTACTCTGAGTAGATAA
- a CDS encoding response regulator, whose protein sequence is MEKKIILLVEDNLDEEELIKRALKKGNIPHEIIVMNDPVEALDYLFGTGIYSGRDLRIMPKVIWLDLNLPKMDGLEVLRRLRENQRTKLVPVVMLTASNQQEEIVKNYGVGANSYVRKPVEFSEFALLVQQLAVYWLQVNQTPPVLIL, encoded by the coding sequence ATGGAGAAGAAAATTATTTTGTTAGTAGAAGATAATTTAGATGAAGAAGAATTAATAAAGAGAGCCTTGAAAAAAGGAAATATTCCCCATGAAATTATTGTAATGAATGACCCAGTGGAAGCGCTGGATTATTTGTTTGGAACCGGCATTTATAGCGGACGTGATTTGAGAATTATGCCTAAAGTCATCTGGCTGGATTTAAACCTTCCGAAAATGGACGGCTTAGAAGTATTGCGTCGTCTGCGTGAAAACCAACGTACAAAATTAGTGCCGGTGGTGATGCTGACGGCATCAAATCAGCAGGAAGAGATTGTAAAAAATTATGGTGTGGGTGCAAACAGCTATGTTCGCAAACCAGTTGAATTTAGCGAATTTGCCTTATTGGTGCAACAGTTGGCTGTGTATTGGTTACAAGTCAATCAAACTCCACCAGTGTTGATATTATGA
- a CDS encoding sensor histidine kinase: MYSHSSMVPHPSILKSHSFRLILYLEWILLGIMLLLQIRPARFGINPASLGFSMLCLIGFGLMGLKLPVQKFSDKLGYTLLEFGLLFLNFWLDHRTGFFPMLGLIIVIRACLMFQQAGRLIVTSLVFIAFLLMQFFGLTASPRPHHRPIPIPESIANTILTLKLNTVVTFGLTLLFMLLLVNALLAERESREKLLKANDQLRQYALRIEDQATLQERNRIAREIHDALGHALTAQSIQLENALLFLPPNAEKSEAFLREAKQLGSTALKEVRRSISTLRSNPLQGQSLDVAITKAVSEFRNNTNIEPECTIKLSQPIPTEISTALYRIVQESLTNIYKHSDATFVRIDLHNTAEAIFLQIEDNGKGFDPNVNSTGFGLQGMRERTTALTGKFFLTSESGKGCCIRVSIPLPRLGL, encoded by the coding sequence ATGTACAGTCATTCATCTATGGTGCCTCACCCATCAATTCTTAAAAGCCACTCGTTTCGGCTTATTCTTTATCTGGAATGGATTTTGTTGGGCATTATGTTGCTTTTGCAAATTCGACCGGCCCGATTTGGCATTAATCCAGCGTCGCTAGGGTTCTCAATGTTGTGTTTAATCGGTTTCGGTTTGATGGGGCTGAAGTTGCCGGTTCAAAAATTCTCTGACAAATTAGGTTATACTCTCCTAGAATTTGGCTTATTATTTCTAAATTTTTGGTTGGATCATCGGACTGGATTTTTTCCGATGTTAGGTCTTATTATTGTAATTCGCGCTTGTCTAATGTTTCAGCAAGCCGGTCGTTTGATTGTCACCTCTCTAGTATTTATTGCTTTTTTGTTGATGCAGTTTTTCGGTTTAACAGCATCGCCACGCCCACACCACAGACCTATTCCCATCCCAGAGTCGATAGCTAACACAATTTTGACGTTGAAATTAAATACAGTTGTCACCTTTGGGCTGACGCTTTTATTTATGTTGTTATTAGTAAATGCTTTATTGGCAGAACGCGAAAGTCGAGAAAAATTGCTGAAAGCTAATGATCAATTACGTCAATATGCCTTACGAATTGAAGACCAAGCAACACTACAAGAACGTAATCGCATTGCCCGCGAAATCCATGATGCTTTGGGACACGCACTGACGGCGCAGAGTATTCAGTTAGAAAATGCGCTTTTATTTTTGCCGCCAAATGCTGAGAAAAGTGAAGCGTTTTTACGAGAAGCCAAACAGTTAGGATCTACAGCTTTAAAAGAAGTACGCCGGTCAATTTCAACGTTGCGATCTAATCCTTTACAAGGGCAATCTCTGGACGTAGCAATTACTAAAGCTGTGTCTGAGTTTCGCAATAACACCAACATTGAGCCTGAGTGTACCATCAAATTATCCCAGCCAATTCCTACGGAAATTAGCACGGCGCTTTATCGAATTGTGCAAGAGTCACTGACAAACATTTATAAACACAGCGATGCAACTTTTGTCAGAATTGATCTGCACAATACCGCAGAAGCGATTTTTCTGCAAATTGAGGATAATGGTAAAGGGTTCGATCCAAACGTAAATTCTACAGGGTTTGGACTCCAAGGAATGCGGGAACGAACAACGGCGCTGACAGGAAAGTTTTTTCTGACAAGTGAAAGTGGGAAAGGTTGCTGCATTCGTGTGTCAATTCCGTTACCGAGGCTGGGCTTATGA
- a CDS encoding Spy/CpxP family protein refolding chaperone — MKSIKLLPLLAGAFSLSLSLAHIPAALSQSNMPPAPPAAGGERNTKQRQNRLNLTPEQQEQMQRIKESQRQQMENILTSEQKARLETARANRENPRRVFQSLNLSEEQKARMKQVHEASSQQMAAILTPEQRQQMEQHRQQHQQNGPKGQRNKAR, encoded by the coding sequence ATGAAGTCAATTAAACTTTTGCCTCTGCTAGCCGGCGCTTTTTCTCTGAGTTTATCCCTTGCTCATATTCCGGCGGCATTGTCACAATCAAATATGCCACCGGCGCCTCCTGCTGCCGGGGGTGAACGAAATACAAAACAGCGGCAAAACCGGCTCAATTTAACGCCAGAACAGCAAGAACAAATGCAGCGCATTAAAGAATCACAGCGTCAGCAGATGGAAAATATTTTGACATCTGAACAAAAAGCACGCTTAGAAACTGCTCGCGCCAACCGAGAAAACCCCCGTCGAGTTTTTCAGTCACTCAATCTCTCGGAAGAACAAAAAGCGAGAATGAAGCAAGTACACGAAGCTTCGAGTCAGCAAATGGCGGCAATTTTAACTCCCGAACAGCGGCAACAAATGGAACAACACCGGCAACAACACCAGCAAAATGGCCCCAAAGGACAACGCAATAAAGCCCGGTAA
- a CDS encoding bifunctional diguanylate cyclase/phosphodiesterase codes for MNLDLSGVNLYGSSQITGLRNASRSGSDRQASPEQLSLSTVGECQNHYKPLTRKIETITTYCRDCFVEPSKVLLEENCVQSSLQVLIVQDSEEDALLLVRELQREGYELRFSCVATANQMSAMLESGVWDVILAVDCLPEFCILEALALVQKKDQQQPFIIVCDPQREPLALAAMKAGADDYVTLDNLARLVPVIERELRSAERRRWHIGAEAALRASERQLRAVFNGALDAMVIVNDSGQFMEVNQAAQSFFGLTKAELLSRQMKDFLVTNSNFSQTWQTLLEKGQVTGELRMLLPNGSTRDVEYSATANLLTGLHLAVIHDITERKQAEDQLLYHAFYDSLTGLPNRAWFLNCLGRSIRQAKRSNNRLFAVLLLDLDRYQVVKYSFGHLVADQLLIATARRIGTCLSPKDMIARLGADEFAILLSDLGDWQEARDIAQRLHQELRLPFHLHECELFSTASIGIAPSSLGFEQPEDFLRAADTAMHHAKKLGGARSEEFETSMHTRAINLLQLETDLRRALERQELRLHYQPVVSLATGSITGFEALVRWQHPERGFISPLEFISVAEDTGLIIPLGAWVMREACRQLHEWQLLMAKHLPGEIMPLTMSVNLSGVQFAQPGLIAQIDEILESTAIAPSSLKLEITETVIMEAAEPATNLLLQLKKRDIQLCIDDFGTGYSSLSRLQRLPIDTLKIDKSFVGRMSLEKKKNSGGSMVVSDAALAEVEIVRTCINLAHNLGMNVVAEGVETAEQLAILRSLGCEFGQGYLFSRPVDSEKARSLFLSKFQW; via the coding sequence ATGAATTTGGACTTATCGGGTGTAAATCTATACGGTTCCTCACAGATAACTGGCCTCCGAAATGCCAGTCGAAGCGGAAGCGACCGGCAAGCATCTCCAGAACAGTTATCTTTGTCTACTGTGGGTGAGTGTCAGAATCATTACAAGCCCCTAACAAGGAAAATTGAAACGATAACCACTTACTGTAGGGACTGCTTTGTTGAACCCAGCAAAGTCCTATTGGAGGAAAACTGCGTGCAATCATCGCTGCAAGTTTTAATTGTCCAAGATTCTGAAGAAGATGCCTTATTGCTGGTACGCGAGTTGCAGCGCGAGGGTTACGAGTTAAGGTTCTCTTGCGTGGCAACGGCGAACCAAATGAGCGCCATGCTGGAGTCTGGTGTTTGGGATGTCATTTTGGCAGTAGATTGTTTGCCAGAATTCTGCATCCTAGAAGCGTTGGCGTTGGTTCAAAAAAAGGATCAACAACAACCATTTATTATTGTCTGTGATCCCCAGCGTGAGCCGTTGGCACTGGCGGCGATGAAAGCCGGTGCAGATGACTATGTGACGCTGGATAATTTGGCTCGGCTGGTGCCGGTGATTGAGCGGGAATTGCGATCTGCGGAAAGACGCCGGTGGCATATTGGTGCTGAGGCGGCTTTGCGAGCCTCAGAACGCCAACTCAGGGCAGTTTTTAATGGAGCCCTCGATGCAATGGTGATTGTGAATGACAGCGGACAATTTATGGAAGTCAATCAAGCCGCGCAGAGCTTTTTTGGCCTCACGAAAGCAGAATTGCTCTCGCGCCAAATGAAAGATTTTTTAGTTACAAACAGCAATTTTTCCCAAACTTGGCAAACGTTACTAGAAAAAGGTCAAGTCACCGGCGAACTGCGGATGTTACTGCCAAATGGTAGCACTCGTGATGTGGAATATTCAGCCACCGCCAACCTGCTCACCGGCCTACATTTAGCAGTTATTCACGATATCACCGAACGGAAACAAGCCGAAGATCAATTGCTCTATCACGCTTTTTATGATTCTCTCACCGGCCTGCCTAATCGGGCTTGGTTTTTGAATTGTTTGGGACGTTCTATTCGTCAAGCTAAACGCTCAAACAATCGTTTATTTGCTGTTTTGTTATTGGATCTTGACCGCTATCAAGTAGTTAAATATAGCTTTGGTCATTTGGTTGCCGATCAGCTTTTGATTGCGACGGCTCGCCGCATTGGTACTTGTTTAAGTCCTAAAGATATGATTGCTCGTTTAGGTGCGGATGAATTTGCAATTTTGTTATCAGATTTAGGCGATTGGCAAGAAGCTAGAGATATTGCACAGCGTCTGCATCAAGAGTTACGCTTGCCTTTTCATCTCCACGAATGTGAATTGTTTAGTACAGCGAGTATTGGCATTGCTCCAAGTAGTTTAGGTTTCGAGCAACCAGAAGATTTTCTGCGGGCGGCGGATACGGCAATGCACCATGCTAAAAAATTAGGTGGGGCGCGTTCCGAAGAGTTTGAAACTTCGATGCACACGCGGGCAATTAATTTATTGCAGTTAGAAACTGATTTGCGCCGAGCGCTAGAGCGTCAGGAACTTCGCTTACATTATCAGCCGGTGGTTTCTCTGGCTACCGGAAGTATTACAGGTTTTGAAGCGTTGGTGCGTTGGCAACATCCAGAACGGGGTTTTATTTCTCCTTTGGAGTTTATTTCTGTTGCAGAAGATACGGGTTTGATTATTCCTTTGGGTGCTTGGGTAATGCGCGAGGCGTGCCGGCAGTTGCACGAATGGCAATTGTTAATGGCTAAACATTTGCCTGGGGAAATAATGCCATTGACGATGAGTGTTAATCTTTCTGGGGTGCAGTTTGCTCAACCTGGTTTGATTGCTCAAATTGATGAAATTTTAGAGTCTACTGCCATTGCTCCGAGTAGTTTAAAGTTGGAAATTACCGAAACCGTGATTATGGAAGCTGCCGAACCGGCAACTAATTTACTTTTGCAATTAAAAAAACGTGACATACAGTTGTGTATTGATGATTTTGGCACTGGTTATTCTTCTTTGAGCCGGTTGCAACGTTTGCCGATTGATACTTTGAAAATTGATAAGTCTTTTGTTGGCAGGATGAGCTTGGAAAAGAAAAAAAATTCCGGGGGTTCTATGGTTGTTAGTGATGCTGCGTTAGCGGAAGTTGAGATTGTTAGGACTTGTATTAATTTGGCTCACAATTTGGGGATGAATGTTGTTGCTGAGGGGGTGGAAACGGCGGAACAATTGGCGATTTTGCGGTCGCTGGGGTGTGAGTTTGGTCAGGGATATTTGTTTTCTAGGCCGGTGGATTCTGAAAAGGCTCGTTCTTTATTTTTGTCTAAGTTCCAGTGGTAG
- a CDS encoding ABC transporter permease, with amino-acid sequence MNSDIWLKTNKVSTPSVLKTLWADSLTVFWGDWLELRVRIAQVAASGLVSPLIYILAFGLGLGSSVKPGAGISSDYGSYLEFMLPGMVALSSMAISFGGTTFSICGDRLFSKTFEEMLLVPVHPLALYFGKMIAGIVRGLMTSGSVILVAIVFTGKVWAFLNPLFLLMLILNCAVFAGLGVILGLSVKSLESVGLANNFLIVPMSFLGATFFDPATLPAAFKPVVYLMPLTYTSIGLRAAAYLPMSKFPWYSVPVLLVVAIGLAAVGAYKFSHQQD; translated from the coding sequence GTGAACTCTGATATTTGGCTAAAAACAAACAAAGTCTCTACGCCTTCTGTACTTAAAACTCTTTGGGCGGATAGCCTGACGGTATTTTGGGGAGATTGGCTAGAGTTGCGGGTGCGTATTGCTCAGGTGGCTGCGTCTGGGTTAGTTTCTCCACTTATTTATATTCTGGCTTTTGGTTTGGGGTTGGGTAGTTCTGTCAAACCGGGGGCTGGGATCAGCAGTGATTATGGCAGTTATTTAGAGTTTATGTTGCCGGGGATGGTGGCGTTGTCTTCGATGGCGATTAGTTTTGGGGGGACGACGTTTTCGATTTGTGGCGACCGGCTGTTTAGTAAGACATTTGAGGAGATGTTATTGGTGCCGGTGCATCCGCTGGCGTTGTATTTTGGCAAGATGATTGCGGGTATTGTCCGGGGTTTGATGACTTCGGGTTCGGTGATTTTGGTGGCGATTGTTTTCACCGGCAAAGTTTGGGCGTTCCTCAATCCATTGTTTTTGCTGATGCTGATCCTAAATTGTGCTGTGTTTGCCGGTTTGGGGGTGATTTTGGGGTTGAGTGTGAAGTCGTTGGAGAGTGTGGGTTTGGCGAATAATTTCTTGATTGTACCGATGTCGTTTTTGGGGGCGACGTTTTTTGATCCCGCGACATTGCCGGCGGCGTTTAAGCCGGTTGTCTATTTAATGCCGTTGACTTATACGAGTATTGGGTTGCGGGCGGCGGCGTATTTGCCGATGTCTAAGTTTCCTTGGTACAGTGTGCCGGTGCTTTTGGTGGTGGCGATAGGACTTGCGGCGGTTGGTGCCTATAAGTTTTCACACCAGCAAGATTGA